AGAAGATGTAAAATGGCTTGGTTATGATTGGGATAATTTATTCTTTGCATCAGATTATTTTGACTATATGTATGAAAAAGCTATATTACTTATAAAAAAAGGATTAGCTTATGTATGTGATTTGACACCAGAAGAAATAAGAGATTATAGAGGAACACTTACAGAGCCGGGGAAAGAAAGTCCTTATAGAAATAGAACCATAGAAGAAAATCTACAATTATTTGAAGAGATGAAGAATGGAAAGTATAAGGATGGAGAGAAAGTTTTAAGAGCTAAAATAGATATGGCGTCTCCTAATATAAATATGAGGGATCCTATAATATACAGAATAGCTCATGCTACACATCATAATACTGGAGATAAATGGTGTATATATCCAATGTATGATTTTGCACATCCTTTAGAAGATGCTCATGAAGGTATAACTCATTCAATCTGTACATTAGAATTTGCAGATCATAGACCTTTGTATGATTGGATAATTAAAGAATGTGAAACAGAATATGTACCAAAGCAATATGAATTTGCAAGATTAAATATAACTAATACTGTTATGAGTAAGAGAAAGTTAAAATTACTAGTAGATGAAGGTATAGTTGATGGTTGGGATGATCCTAGAATGCCAACAATAGCTGGTCTTAGAAGAAGAGGATATACAGCAGAAGCTATAAGAAATTTCTGTAAGGAAATAGGTGTAGCAAAAGCAGCATCAACAGTAGATTCTGCTATGCTTGATTACTTTGTAAGAGAGGATTTAAATATAAAAGCGCCAAGAACAATGGCAATTTTAGATCCATTAAAATTAGTTATAACTAATTATCCAGAAGGTGAAGAAGAAATTCTTGAAATAGAGAACAATCCTCATGATGAAAATTCTGATAAGAGAAAAGTACCATTTTCAAGAGAAATATATATTGAAAGAGAAGATTTCATGGAAAATCCTCCAAAGAAATATTTTAGACTATTCCCGGGTAATGAAGTTAGACTTAAGGGAGCATACTTTGTAAAGTGTAATGAAGTTATTAAGGATGAAGATGGAAATGTAACAGAAATACATTGTACTTATGATCCAGAAACTAAAAGTGGTAGCGGATTTACAGGAAGAAAAGTTAAAGGAACAATACATTGGGTTAGTGCTAAACATTGTGCTAAAGCCGAGTTTAGATTATATGAACCACTTATTTTAGATTCAGAAGAAGAGGAAGAAGAAAATAAACACTTCTTAGAGAAGATAAATCCAAATTCTCTTGTATCAAAAGAAGGATTAATAGAAGATAGTTTATTATCAGCTGAAAAAGGAGATGCATTCCAATTCTTTAGACACGGTTACTTTAATGTAGATTCTAAATTATCAACAAAAGAAAAACCAGTATTTAATAGAATAGTATCATTAAAGAGTTCATTTAAGTTATAAGACAAAGGACTGAAATTCAATAAATTATTGAATTTCAGTCCTTTTTTATTTCTAAGAAACGACAGAGTTTTATACTTGGTAAATGTTACAATTAATAATATATAACAGCAGTTAACCTGTGCCTTGTGCCCTCATACTTGTGCCTTGTCTTGTGCACTGCCTCAGTTTGTTGCCGATTTTTTTACAGGGTATAAATAATCATTAATTGATTGAGACAAGTTATTTGCTTTAGATAATAGTAATAATCCATTGCTTTTATCAATGTATTCTGTATAAGTCATAATTTCTATAAGATATTGAGATTTAGTTATTTCTTTTAAAGCTTCTTGAAGAATATCAAGTTCTGAAGTAGTTTTATTTTTAGTATCTAGATTATCTAAAATTAAACAAAATTTATTAAGGGTCTTTTTTAGTTCTGCAACAAAAACAGTAGCTCTATTTTCTTTAGTTAAGTTATGACATAACTCTTTAGCCATTATTGCAAAAGATAAAAAATTCTTTTTTATTATATTAATGATAATCATCTCCAATTTAACAAATTAATTATATATTGTAATTATATCCATAAAACAAATAAACATACATGTAATTCAATAATTCGTATATAAATTGATAATTACAAAATTTTAGTGGTACAATATCATATATTAC
Above is a genomic segment from Clostridium bornimense containing:
- a CDS encoding glutamine--tRNA ligase/YqeY domain fusion protein, producing the protein MAEENKSSNFIKTIISNDLESGKYKEIVTRFPPEPNGYLHIGHAKSIILNFGVADEFGGKTNLRFDDTNPVKEDTEYVESIKEDVKWLGYDWDNLFFASDYFDYMYEKAILLIKKGLAYVCDLTPEEIRDYRGTLTEPGKESPYRNRTIEENLQLFEEMKNGKYKDGEKVLRAKIDMASPNINMRDPIIYRIAHATHHNTGDKWCIYPMYDFAHPLEDAHEGITHSICTLEFADHRPLYDWIIKECETEYVPKQYEFARLNITNTVMSKRKLKLLVDEGIVDGWDDPRMPTIAGLRRRGYTAEAIRNFCKEIGVAKAASTVDSAMLDYFVREDLNIKAPRTMAILDPLKLVITNYPEGEEEILEIENNPHDENSDKRKVPFSREIYIEREDFMENPPKKYFRLFPGNEVRLKGAYFVKCNEVIKDEDGNVTEIHCTYDPETKSGSGFTGRKVKGTIHWVSAKHCAKAEFRLYEPLILDSEEEEEENKHFLEKINPNSLVSKEGLIEDSLLSAEKGDAFQFFRHGYFNVDSKLSTKEKPVFNRIVSLKSSFKL